Below is a window of Poecile atricapillus isolate bPoeAtr1 chromosome 2, bPoeAtr1.hap1, whole genome shotgun sequence DNA.
CACAGGCTGAACTCACCTGTGGGAACAGGTGTGTGACACTTGAGCCATGCTCCAGTGAAGCAAAGGCCAAACCCAAAAGCTGATTGCTTGGGGGGGTTGTGGCATGTGAATGTGTGTCTGTCACGGCTGGTGGTGCCACTGGGTCTTGCTGAGTTGGCCAGTGGTACCCAGATGTTTATTTTCATGTCTGAGAGGAGGAAGATGCATTTCTTCTGTAAGGCCAGAATTTCCAACCTGCTAGAATAATGGAATTATTTAGGTTAGAAAAGCCATTTGAGACCCATTGAGTTCAGCCActctcccaacattcccaaggCCACCCCTCacccgtgtccccaagtgccacatccacacagctgtTAAGTcaccccagggatggggactccacctcTGCCcaggggcagctgtgccagggctggacagccctttctgggaaaagattttcccaatatccaacaTAAACCTtctgtggcacagctggagaccaTTTGCCTTGGTCCTGCCCCTAGTTCCctgagagcagagcctgaccccaccTGGCTCCATCTTCCTGTCAGGGAGTGACATAAAGCAAgatcttccctctctcccaactccctcagctgctctccatcagagctgtgctgcaggtttGGTTCTTGCCTTGCCTGCTGACACAGTCCTGCTGTTGCCATCTGTGTTTCCCActggagcccctgcagcccGTGGGCCATCCCAGACATTCCCAGACACGGTGCTGCTCTCTGGTAGTGATCCATGGATGGTTCTGGCAGGGCTGAGAGGCAGAGCAGTGCCTGGCTGTGCAGAGAGTGCTATTTGCAGTATCCTCAAGCAGCTTCTCGCTGTCCCTGGAGGGGAGCGGGGTCAGCTCTGTCCTGTCTCCCACAGCCGGACACTCTGGGCGCGCTCCCAAACCTGCGCGAGCTCTGGCTGGACCGGAACCAGCTCTCGGCCCTGCCACCGGTGAGTGTCTGTTCAGCACCCAGCCTGccctctgcccctgccccagctgctccctgagccCTGGGCTGTCCTCTCTGATCCAGGAGCTGGGCAACCTCCGCCGCCTGGTGTGTCTGGACGTGTCTGAGAACAAACTGGAGCAGTTGCCCAACGAGGTCAGCGGGCTGGTGGCACTGACGGACTTGCTGCTGTCTCAGAACCTGCTGGAATGCATTCCTGATGGGATTGGTGAGTATTGTCACCACTGCAGGACTTCAGCTCCTTGGCAGTGCTCCTGGAGGAGCTCCAGGAAGGAGTGTCTGTGGCAGGGAATCAGGGATTGGTGGACATGGGCACGGTCATGGAGAGCAGAAGCAGTGGGTGGTACAGATGGACAGAACTCTGCAGGAGAGTTCAGGTGCTTCATCTGCATCAGGCGTGTGTGAGGCCTGTGAACAGGCCTGGTGGGAGGAAAGGCAGAGCCTGCACGGTTGGGTTGTGTGATCCTTGATGGGATCACAGCCAGGTGAGGGTACAGCAGCATCCTTCTCTCTGGCACAGCTCACACCTAACTTGTCACCCTGGACAGGTCAGCTGAAGCAGCTCTCCATCCTCAAGGTGGACCAGAACCGGCTGACAGACATGACAGAATCGATTGGGGACTGTGAAAATCTGTCAGAGCTCATCCTGACTGAGAACATGCTGACGGTGAGTACACAGCAGCTGCCTGTCTCTGCCATGCTgttcagccagctgcagggttccctccccaccctctgCCCTCCAGCCTCAATTCCTGGCCACGCTCCAGCTGCTTCTATGAAGTTTCACCAAGTTCAGTGATGTTTGGAAGCTGCTTTCtctcactgatttttttcccctgaaacaTTCTCTGGGGTAGCAGGGATGCTGGGATTGCCCATCCCAAAGACCATCCTGGCTGACAGGTGCAAGACCATGTCCCAGGCTGCATtggtgaggggtttgggataGTGTGATTGAAAATGGCCCTGCTCCAAACTGCCTGTGATTTGATTAAACCTAAAGACTGGGAATGAGCAGATAAACAGGAGGGAAGTCTTGAGCAGCAGTGGTTGgagtgtgctgtgctgtgttaGGGGAACAGTTGGCATGGCTCGGTCTATCAGCCTGAGGGAAAACCTGTCCCAAAGATGCCCCAGGAACATATCCCAAATGCATCTGTGGGGACAGAAGGCAGCTTGTTCCCCAGACAGAGGGCTTTGTGCCTTGACTTGTGCTGGCCTTTCCTCTTGCAACCACTGACTTGGCTCCTTCCCAGGCCTTGCCCAAATCCCTGGGCAAGCTGGCCAAGCTGACGAACCTGAACGTGGACCGGAACCGGCTGACGGCGCTGCCAGCAGAGATTGGGGGCTGTGCCAACCTCAATGTCCTGTCCCTGCGGGACAACcgcctggccctgctgccccctGAGCTGGCCAACACCACCGAGCTCCATGTCCTGGATGTGGCTGGGAACAGGTGAGTGGCAGGAAGGTGAAGAGGCTGGGAGGCTGCTgagagggaggtgctgagcCTTCGTGGATCCCAGGATCCGCGGTGTGGAAAagcccaggctggctgctgagGTCTTGGGCTTTGCCTATGAACCCCTTCTCTGTCACCTAAACACAGGTTAGAGGTAAGGCACAAGTGGGAGGGCATTTTATCATGTGTGAAATAGAGATCAGGGGAAGTCCCTGGTCACTggcttcctttccttcctgcagattttgtgggtttgtgtCATTAGTCCTCAGGGGGTCGGTGCCAGAGCCTCCTTCCTGGTGTGCAGGTGCCTGGCAGCTGTTCTGAAGGGTCCTGTAGTTCTGTTTGCTGGGGTTGGGAtttctgggagcagctggacgCTGAGCAGAGGTTCTGCAGGGAACATTCTATACATTGGTCTGTGAGAGTATTGGTTTTCTGTTTCTAAACCCCTCCACACTGTTGGAGGGAGTTGTCCTCTGGTGAGGGTGGGGTACTGGAGCCCAGTCCACAGCCATGGACAAAATCAGCTGTTCCAGAGGGCAGGACTGAGGGACCCAcagcactctggctctgttcctCTCTGTTCAGGTGGGGCAGTCTGGAGGTGTGGTGAAGCTCCTTTCTGGCTAGGTAAATGTAACAAGCAGTTGCTCTTCTCTTTTGCAGGCTGCAGAATTTGCCCTTTGCTTTGACAAATCTTAATCTGAAAGCCCTGTGGCTGGCAGAAAACCAGTCCCAGCCTATGCTGAAATTCCAGACCGAGGATGATGAAAAGACAGGAGAAAAGGTTCTTACTTGCTAcctgctcccccagcagccctctcccagcctgggtAAGAATCTGTATCACAagcactggctgcagagccTTGTGCTCTGGAGGGGGCTGAAGCCTTGAACCTTCTCTGCCGGGTTGGACTGTCCCTTACTGTGATTCCTGCAGCAGATCTGGGCTCTTGTGTGCCTGGGACATCTTTCCCAGGCAGTGATGGTTAAATTGAGGAGTTGCTTTCTGCCAGGGGATAAGGCCCTGCAGCCTCATCTTTGATTGTTCTGCTTGGATCTACTGACCACGATAGTTGgataataattttcattatccTGTCAGCATGGTATTCCTGCCTTAATTCTACCTTTTTCTGCACTTCTTGGGTAAGGACCGCTCGAGCTGAAGCAGCAGACGCTTCCCTGGAGGCTGCTGTAGGTCTGGTGGGAGATGTGCAGAAGGTGGCAGGATGTTGAGGCCACAGTCTTTGTCCTCAAGGGCTCTGATGCCACGGGCAGATACAACAGAAATGCCCTAATGGGATAAGAACTGACTTCCATCTAATTCTGCAACCCTGCTCTTCCCAGAAGGAGCTCCCACTGTGTTCTTCTTCTCCCCAGAGAACCTCCTGCAGAACAGCGTGGATGAGAGCTGGACAGACACCAACTTGAACAGAGTCAGTGTGATCCAGTTCCTGGATGAGCCTAAAGGAGATGATGATGAGGAGTCTGGAGCTGAAAGACGAGTAAGAAATTCCTGGTGGCTTTCTGGCTCCCTGTGGAAGCTCAGGGACAAGCTAAGCTTTCCAAAGGTGGGGAACCACTGTGAGGCTGCTGCAGACGTGTGCAAGATTTCCACGGTCTGAAGGCCATCTGGTGCCCTGGGGACCCAAGCAGCAGTGAAAGGGAACGAATTCCCTGGGAGCCAAGGTGCAGAGTCATATTTTGAGGCTCTCCTACGGGACTGGAGTGCCCAGGGAGCACTCAAAACGTCCAGAGGTCCAGTAGAGCACTGTCACAATTGGGTTTTAGCTCACCTCCACATGGGGAAAGGCTGCCCTGCCAAACCCAGGCCATCCCATCCCTCCAAGCGTGGAGGCAGTGCAGTGTCCTGTAGGTAAAGTACTAAACACTGTCAGCAGCCTCAAAACCTGCAAGAGATTGTTGTGCTTCCAATGCAGATGCAAAGGCCAGGACAGAAGTTTTCAGCAAGTGCTCTGAGGGTTTCAGTCTCTTGCAGGACTTTATTCCTTTCTAATTTATGGAAAGCCATCCTTGAAATCTGAGTCCTTCTAATGAATGGTGTTTGCAGCCATCCtagcagtgtgtgtgtgctgctggctttgggaggtttgggtttttcttgaACTGTTTTTAACATTGTTATTAGTTTAAGACTGCTGGTTATCTTGACTCTACCTGGGATGGAAATCACTAAGCAGCACCAATTCTGGTGCTTTTGGGCTTGGCAGACCTGTTAAGCCCAGAGGAATTAGGAAGATACCCCAAGATTTCTCACCTGTGTTCTGGAGGAGTTTCTGTCTCGATAGTTTTTCATTTACTAAGCCTGATACACCACTTTAAACTTCCCAATTCTGTCATTCTTCCTGAAGCCACTGTCAGCTGGAGAGCAGGATGGTGTCCAGAGAGCTGTCAGGGTTCCCTTTCGCTGTCCTTTcaccttcccagctgcaggCTGTGTGAGGCCTGGAGCAGACCAGCAGCAGGACGTGCTGCTCTCGTCCCCTGTGGCTCTGCCTCTCTGATCAGGGTGTCAGTTGCCTGCAGAGGTTCATTCCCGTGGCCTGGCatgtgctgccagggctggaatcCCCTTCCTGAGGGTTTCACTTTGCCAGGGCCTGCAGCGCCGAGCCACCCCTCACCCCAGCGAGCTGAAGGTGATGAAGAAGGTGATTGAGGTCCGGCGTAACGAGGTGAACGCTGCGAAGGCTGATGCCAACCCCAAATCTCCCAGCTCAGAAGTGAGTGCTGGGGATGGATAACCACAGAGAACatgggatcatggaatggtttgggttggaagaaatCTTACACACCATCAAGTTCCACCTCCATGCCGTGGGCAGAGACATTTCCACTAGGAACATGTAGCATGTGGGAAATGGGGAGGTGGAGAGGATTGACTTTGGGGAAAGATTGGGAGGGACTGAGGATGGATTGCCTGGGAAGGTTGGGAATCTGCCTTGAGGTGTCATGGGGGCCTGTGGAATAGAGCAGGAGATAGAGCCAGGAGACAGAGAGCAGTGTAAGGGGAACTGTGTGTGTCACTACCAGGTTTGTCATGGcacagggagaagggaagaatCTGATATTCCCAGTAAAGAGTGATGGGAACAGAGCACTTGGAGGAGGCACCTTGCTGCCCCGGTGGGAGCTGAGAATAAATGCCTGCTCAGGAGGTGGAGCAGGGTGGACCCAGGTCCCATGGAGAGGGCTCAGGAGGGGAAGCTGTGGGcaggctggggaggagctggTTCTGCTGGTGCAGTGTCAttcacagctcccagcagtCACTGCATGGCTCTGTCTGCTGCTCTGTTCCGTGCTGACCATCACAACCATTTTCCCAGGAGAAGAGGCTGAGTGCCACTTCGAATCGCAGCGAGGACTCTCACCTGTCCACCAGCACGGCCTCTGTGGActgcagggcagaggagagggagcggggctggcccaACGGGCAGCTGCCTGACGGGcgggagctggagagggaggtGAAGCCCAGAGCGGAAGAGGAGCGCAAGGAAGCTGCTgaccaggaggaggaagatgtggAAGTGGAATACAATGAGGTAGGAGCCTGGGAACTGCAGCAGGGTCATGAGAAAGAGTGAAAGGACCTGGAAGTTTTAGAGGAAGTGGGAAGTAGACGTACAGGTAAATGGATGTGGGATTTGAGCATCACTGGAGGCAGATCCAGCCTGTGGAAGGCGGTGCAAGCAGAGACCAAGGCAGCTTTTGGGAGCTGCACACGAGCTGGGTGGACTGGACAGTGTGGGAGCCAGGCAGgctgagggagagctggggtgACCCTGAGAGGTTTGAATGgcctccatccctggagctgacAGAAGCATGTCTGGGGGAAGGCGTGGTTATGGAAAAAGGCAAGGATGGGGAGGTGGTGATGCATTCCTGCATTTTCCTGCGCACACAAGCGGTGACACTGGCTCTGCCTGTGCCGGGAGAGGAGTCACAGGGCCAGCAGGTTCTTCTGTGCTGCCACCCCTCTGTTCCATGGGGCTCATGGCATGTCTGGGGCTCTGCTGTCACAGCCTACTGTACACTTCGCGGAGGACACGCTGATCCGGAGTGAGgacgaggatgaggatgaagagcGACCGTTCCCAGTAGAGAAGCAGAGGCTTATCCGCAAGGACACTCCCCATTATAAGAAACACTTCAAGATCACCAAACTGCCCAAGCCAGAGGCAGTGGTGGCACTTCTGCAGGGGCTGAACAGTGATGGGGTCCccaaagaggaagaggagctgggaggCTGCAATAATAACACAGAGCCCAGGGATCAGGAGGAAGCATGGGATGAGGATGACAGAAAGAATGGAGCTTTGTCTGCTCAGCCATCCGTGAAGGTAAGGTCttgtggggagggggaagtCAGAGGGATGCAGAcctgccctctgctcctgtgACCGATCAGGTTGATGTGGTACTGATGAAACCACTGGCAAGAGGCTGCAGCACTTGGGGGTGTGCTGAGGGTGGGAGAGCTGAAGGTCACTGGGGGCTCAGAGGGTTGtcacagagctgagctgtgttGCTGTGTCTGACACCTTCACTGTACCCAGGTCCTTGCACCATCCCCATTCCATGTGCTGTTCcttgtgctgcagggacaggtcTCTGTCTCGCCACTGCTGGGTTCTGCTGGTCCTTCCAGCCTCCTCCTCACTTGCTGGCTGTTGCTGCTGGTTCCCAGGAGGATGAGCTTTATTCCTGTGTGGATTCAATCTGAGACTGGCATTTGGGCCGCTGACACTTGTTGGCACAGTGCTTCCTGGAGCATTCAAGTGCAGCCAGGAGTGGGCCCTTCCCTGTGCTTCCACCCAGACACAGCCTGATGGAGGGTTCACTGGGATTTAGGGGAGCCTGTGCTCCAAGTTTTGGCCTTACTGGTTATACTGGGGCTTAAGAGATAAGGGGTCCCTGGCTCTCTTCAGCTGAACCACCACGTTTGGTTAGGGACACACAGGAGTTCCTGCTTGAGGAGGTTCCTCACAATGGAAAGGGAATACCTGAATGAGGGACACTTCATGAGACCAGCCCAGCTCTCACCCGAGCTGGTTTGAGGGTTTTGAGTTGTATTTGGTGGGCACAGGCCAGGATGTGGCTGAGTCTCCATCACAATCTGACATCAGCAAATCTCACGGGTGAGATGTGGGTCTCTGGATGTGGAAGGTGCCGGAGTCAGACCTGTTTCTGCTGTAGCTGCACATGCTCCAGGGTGCCAGGATCACTCCTGTCCCTCCTGGAGctcaggttgcccagggaaagGTCCTTTCCCTCACTTGGCTGTGGAGCCTTTCCCTCAGGGGATGCTTGCCTTGCTCTGTTTGAGCCTATACAGAAGGAATATTTGAAGTCCCCTTCATCCAAGACTTATCATACTTGGGAATGCCCTCACTCAAAAAGGTTCTTTTATCTGGAGACTCAGAGCTGAGGAGGCACTGACCCCCTGGCAGAGCCTGTGATGCCTGCTCAGGAGTAGGGGAGCTGTCAGAATTTACCCTGGCTGGCAGCTGAGCCTCCTGCCTGGGACTGGGGCTCAGTTCTCCtttctgtggggctgggttGGATGCCTGCTCCATGGCAGGAGGTTCATGAGCTGCCTTCTGAGCTGTATTCCAGGagtggggatggagggagcagtgtccctgtgcagggagtgccagggatgcactgaaggacaggctgtgcaggaggCTGAATCCTAAAACCAGAGGGTTTTGTTGCAAGGAAAATTTGCTTTCAGAAGAAATCCTGAGGTTTCCTGTGCTTGAGAGCAGGATCCCAGGTGCCTGTCAGGATGTACTTTTTCACCAGAGGAAAGGATTGTGCAGCTGTGTTTGAGACTGCTCGTTCCTGTGCAGCAGCTTGTGGCACCACAGGCTCCTTGGTGCTTTCTCCTGTGTTTAacccttcctccttcctggAGTGACTTGGGACAGAGAAGATGAGGTCAGCTAGTGGTGGACAGCTGAGGCCAGGGCCTCAGGGTGCCAGCATCAACAAAACCTGGCCTTAGGGGTTCTCCTTGGCAGGAGTGTGCTGGCCCTTGGCACTCGGGGAGGCCACgagcagccctggcactgcagaggTGCTGAGCAGGCGAGGGGGCTCCTCTGGAGCTGAGGGGCTCCTCTGGAGCTGAgggggctgctctggagctgaggGGGCTGCCCTGGAGCTGAGGGGGCTCCTCTGGAGCTGAGGGGCTGCCCTGGAGCTGAGGGGTCCCCTCTGGAGCTGAGGGGTCCCCTCTGGAGCTGAGGGGGCTCCTCTGGAGCTGAGGGGGCTCCTCTGGAGCTGAGGGGGCTCCTCTGGAGCTGAgggggctgctctggagctgaggGGGCTCCTCTAGAGCTGAGGGGTCCCCTCTGGAGCTGAGGGGGCTGCCCTGGAGCTGAGGGGCTGCCCTGGAGCTGAGGGGTCCCCTCTGGAGCTGAgggggctgctctggagctgaggGGTCCCCTGTGGACCTGAgggggctgctctggagctgaggggctcctctggagctgagggggctcctctggagctgaggggctgctctggagctgagggggctgccctggagctgagggggctgccctggagctgagggggctgccctggagctgagggggctgctctggagctgtgctgggagtgggctcagctgcagagctctggggatCAGGAGTAAGTCTGGGAACTCTGGAGGTCAGCAGTGtctccaggagctgtggggtcaGGAGTGtctctgggagctgtggggtcaGCAGTGTCTCCAGGAGCTGTGGAGGTCAGGAATGActccaggagctctggaggtcaGCAGTGTCTCTGGGAGCTGGATCAGCCCCGGAGCTCTGGAGGTCAGCAGTgtctccaggagctctggaggtcaGCAGTgtctccaggagctctgggggtcagcagtgtccccaggagctctggaggtcagcagtgtccccaggagctctggaggtcagcagtgtccccaggagctcctgaggtcagcagtgtccccaggagctctggaggtcaGCAGTgtctccaggagctctggaggtcaGCAGTgtctccaggagctctgggggtcagcagtgtccccaggagctctggaggtcagcagtgtccccaggagctctggaggtcagcagtgtccccaggagctcctgaggtcagcagtgtccccaggagctctggaggtcaGCAGTgtctccaggagctctggaggtcagcagtgtccccaggagctctggaggtcaGGAATGACTCCAGGAGCTGGATcagccccagagctcctgaGGTCAGCAGTgtctccaggagctctggaggtcaGCAGTGTCCCCCAGAGCTCCTGAGGTCAGCAGTgtctccaggagctctggaggtcaGCAGtgtctccaggagctcctgaggtcagcagtgtccccaggagctctggaggtcagcagtgtccccaggagctcctgaggtcagcagtgtccccaggagctctggaggtcaGCAGTgtctccaggagctctggaggtcaGCAGTgtctccaggagctctggaggtcaGCAGtgtctccaggagctcctgaggtcaggaatgtccccaggagctctggaggtcagcagtgtccccaggagctctggaggtcagcagtgtccccaggagctctggaggtcagcagtgtccccaggagctggatcagccccagagctctggaggtcaggaatgtccccaggagctcctgaggtcagcagtgtccccaggagctcctgaggtcagcagtgtccccaggagctggaTCAGCTCCGCGTGGCGTGCGTGTGttgggtggtggtggtggtggtggtggcggGTTTGGTTGATGCTCCACTAATCCGCATGCCTCTTTGCTGGTTCCTGTCCTAACAGGGGGTGTCGTTTGATCAAGCCAATAATCTGCTGATTGAACCTGCTCGCATTGAGGAGGAAGAGGTCTGTACCACTCCTACTGTTCTCTCTCTGCCAAAAATCATCCAGCCTGCTTGATTTGCTTCCCAGCCTCACCCATTGTTGTAGGGGGAGCTCTGATCTCTCTAGGTCAAGTGGCTTCTGGACCTGGCTTATCACAAACATGATGATTGTTTCCTCCTTGCTTTCCcgttttcctcctttcccatccTTGAGATGAGagtggctgctgcagagcaggagtaAAGTGGAAATGATGTAAAAAGTGAAGGGGCTGAGGTGGGAAATTCAGTACCTATTTGCTGTGTGTTGATGGAGAAGTGGAATTCAATAAATGGATGTTTCTGGATGTGTGGGTAAccctggaggagcagggacCTCAAGAATCAGCCAAGTGCTGTGTACTGATCCTTTGATGAAAGGAGGAGGATCTCACTCAGGACACTGTGCCACTGCCTGGGGAAAGTGGACTGGAGTCAGTGATTTGTGCATCCCCTGAAGCCTCCCTTGAAGCCCCTCAAGGCTTAACGTGCAGCACCTTGAGGTGTCAGAATGGGGCAGGAGGCACCCGAGGGACCACAGAGCCGCTGGCATGGGGATGGTGAGTGTCCTGTGCTTGTGACCATCCTGTGTTGGTCTGCAGGTTTTCAGTGCCTGCCCATGGGGTCAGTACCTTTCTGCAGGTGgtttcccaggagctgctggaggcagagTGTTCCTGTACTGACAGGAGGCAGAAACAGCCATGCTGAGAGCTTGCATGGAGATCTCTCCCACAGGACACACAGTGTAGGGCCACCGACCCTTGTGCTACCTGGGAGTGTTGGCCTGGGTGTCTCTGAGAACTTGCCTCTGTTCCCTCAAGTGTAAAAGagagatttttatttgttttggagTATGGCATTCCAGGAGGGAGGTGATGAATCCTCTCCACCCATGCAGAATGTGAGTTGACTCAGGTGTGGTTCCCTGTTAGTGGATCCTGAAGATTTCTCTGTCTCTAGGTCCCTGAAAATCACATTagtatttctttcatttctcttttgcaTAATCTTCTGATCCTGGAGGCCTTGACTGCTGTGTGGGGCTGGTTGGAGGCCCCAGGTTGGCTCTGGTGCCCCCTCAGCACTGACCCCTTGCACAGCTCTGTTCCCATACTGTGAGGAAGAACGTGGTTGTGCAGCTCCCAAGGACCAGCCTGCTAGAGATCCCCCAGGTTGGTGGTGGTGTCTGAAGTCACCCAAGAGCAGACCAGCTTTGGGAGGTTGATTTGGAATACTTGTCCTACAGCTCTGGACAGTGCTCAGCAAAGAACCTTCCAcaagaccaggttgctccaacccTAACCAGCCTGTCCTCAAACACTTCCAAATGGCACCAGCCTGCTGTTGCCAGGGATGATTCCTTGAGAAGAATCAGTGTGCTGatggagctgagcagagcagagagccTGGGGCCTTGAGCAGCATGGTTTCAGGTTCATGATACTGCTATCACATTCCATATATCATTTAATACAGCCCCCAGAGAAAAAGGGCTGCTGATTCCTGGTGGTGTGTTCCTTAATCCTAAACCATGATTGTGAGCTGGAGCCTGATGGTgttggagcagagctggagagagatGCCCAGCCTTGGGTACAGCCAGAGTTTCTGTTCCTGTGTCAGGTGTGTGATACCCCATGGGGGATACCTGGCTCTGTTCCCAGTGTTTTGTCTCTGTCCCCACCTGCCTTGCAGGACTGGCTGTACTGGTTTGTAAGAGGCTTTGAGAGGAGAAAAGCAGCATACTGAGCACGAGGTTACACCTGAACTCTGTTTTCAGGGAGTTCTGATGGAATAGCCTGGAAAGCTGCTGGGCAGGTTGCAGGAGCAATGGAAGGAGGGTCCCAAATTGAGTTTCAGTGCCCGGTGCTGCTTTGCTGTAGCAAAGGCTGGTGCCATCCACACCCTCGGGTGTGCCCAGCCTTAACCCCTGCAggtccaggagctgcagagggtcctgtgctgccagggctTGTGCTGCTGGGGGGCATTGACAGGGTTTTGTCTCTCgctctgcccagggacaggagctgccaTTCCACTcctgggaaggagaaaaggcttccacagatgctggatgttgtctttgctgctgctgctgctgctcaggtgtCACATCCTGTTGCTTTGCAGTCAGGAGTGAGTCAAGCCTTCTCCTTGAAGGAGCCTCATCCTGTGGAAACTGCTCAGGAATGTCACTGATTGTGTTGGAATTGGAATATTAACTGgcctccagcctggcaccagTTAATGTTTGCCAGCAGCAGATGTGacagcacagcctgctcctgctcctgggctcAAAGGGTTCTGTTTTGGAAAGGCTCCACAGgtactggggagcactgggatgtgctgggagccATCCTGTGCCTCCTGGAGCATTCTGAACTCAGGGACTCAGCTGGGGAAAGGCCAGCACAGGgaactggggggcactgggatgtgctgggagccATCCTGGCCCTCTGCGTGGGGCTGCTCTTTGCTGCTGCACACATGGAGCTCTTCCCCTTGCTCTGGTTTTGCATTTATGGGGTAAGTGTGTGCTTCATCAGGGCACTGTCAGAATTCTTAAGCAGAAAATTCGATTTTCCCACAATGTGACCCATAAATTTTAAACCCGGGAAAGTTTAATAAACCTCTTGTGTAGTGCAGGAGAGGTCACATCACCTGTGTTTGACTGGAATATGACAGAATGGAGTCCTTCTGATGTTAAAAGAAAGATACAACActcctttttctcccatttaatttttaagatgaTCAAATTTCCTCTTGAgcaaagaaaattctgttttaatttgtctggtttttaatttattgccatCATAATGTTTTTATGACCTTTCCTACTGGATTGAAGGGTCCTCAGTGTtttttatagaatcatagaatggcttgggttagAAAGGACCTCTTAAATGTCATTGGCAGGGGCAgcttccactaccccaggttgctccctgccctgtccaACATGGCCTTAAACACTT
It encodes the following:
- the SCRIB gene encoding protein scribble homolog isoform X39, yielding MLRCMPPLWRCNRHVEALDRRHCSLQAVPEEIYRYSRSLEELLLDANQLRELPKPFFRLLNLRKLGLSDNEIQRLPPEVANFMQLVELDISRNDIPEIPESIKFCKSLEIADFSGNPLSRLPEGFTQLRSLGHLALNDVSLQSLPTDIGNLANLVTLELRENLLKTLPTSLSFLVKLEQLDLGGNDLEVLPDTLGALPNLRELWLDRNQLSALPPELGNLRRLVCLDVSENKLEQLPNEVSGLVALTDLLLSQNLLECIPDGIGQLKQLSILKVDQNRLTDMTESIGDCENLSELILTENMLTALPKSLGKLAKLTNLNVDRNRLTALPAEIGGCANLNVLSLRDNRLALLPPELANTTELHVLDVAGNRLQNLPFALTNLNLKALWLAENQSQPMLKFQTEDDEKTGEKVLTCYLLPQQPSPSLENLLQNSVDESWTDTNLNRVSVIQFLDEPKGDDDEESGAERRGLQRRATPHPSELKVMKKVIEVRRNEVNAAKADANPKSPSSEEKRLSATSNRSEDSHLSTSTASVDCRAEERERGWPNGQLPDGRELEREVKPRAEEERKEAADQEEEDVEVEYNEPTVHFAEDTLIRSEDEDEDEERPFPVEKQRLIRKDTPHYKKHFKITKLPKPEAVVALLQGLNSDGVPKEEEELGGCNNNTEPRDQEEAWDEDDRKNGALSAQPSVKGVSFDQANNLLIEPARIEEEELTLTIVRQTGGLGISIAGGKGSTPYKGDDEGIFISRVSEEGPAARAGVRVGDKLLEVNGVSLHCAEHHVAVEALRGSGSSVSMTVLRERMVEPENAITVTPLRPEDDYSPRERRGGLRFPECPEGAAATERFSTCLMRNEKGLGFSIAGGKGSTPYRAGDTGIFISRIAEGGAAHRDGILHVGDRVISLWPQPPVPSVWISLLSPRVSASCSSLPSCGSLS
- the SCRIB gene encoding protein scribble homolog isoform X41, encoding MLRCMPPLWRCNRHVEALDRRHCSLQAVPEEIYRYSRSLEELLLDANQLRELPKPFFRLLNLRKLGLSDNEIQRLPPEVANFMQLVELDISRNDIPEIPESIKFCKSLEIADFSGNPLSRLPEGFTQLRSLGHLALNDVSLQSLPTDIGNLANLVTLELRENLLKTLPTSLSFLVKLEQLDLGGNDLEVLPDTLGALPNLRELWLDRNQLSALPPELGNLRRLVCLDVSENKLEQLPNEVSGLVALTDLLLSQNLLECIPDGIGQLKQLSILKVDQNRLTDMTESIGDCENLSELILTENMLTALPKSLGKLAKLTNLNVDRNRLTALPAEIGGCANLNVLSLRDNRLALLPPELANTTELHVLDVAGNRLQNLPFALTNLNLKALWLAENQSQPMLKFQTEDDEKTGEKVLTCYLLPQQPSPSLENLLQNSVDESWTDTNLNRVSVIQFLDEPKGDDDEESGAERRGLQRRATPHPSELKVMKKVIEVRRNEVNAAKADANPKSPSSEEKRLSATSNRSEDSHLSTSTASVDCRAEERERGWPNGQLPDGRELEREVKPRAEEERKEAADQEEEDVEVEYNEPTVHFAEDTLIRSEDEDEDEERPFPVEKQRLIRKDTPHYKKHFKITKLPKPEAVVALLQGLNSDGVPKEEEELGGCNNNTEPRDQEEAWDEDDRKNGALSAQPSVKGVSFDQANNLLIEPARIEEEELTLTIVRQTGGLGISIAGGKGSTPYKGDDEGIFISRVSEEGPAARAGVRVGDKLLEVNGVSLHCAEHHVAVEALRGSGSSVSMTVLRERMVEPENAITVTPLRPEDDYSPRERRGGLRFPECPEGAAATERFSTCLMRNEKGLGFSIAGGKGSTPYRAGDTGIFISRIAEGGAAHRDGILHVGDRVISARGSWDSYELLWGTVL